A region from the Armatimonadota bacterium genome encodes:
- a CDS encoding glycosyltransferase, translating to MPRERLRIAIFSDSALPILNGVSISIDTLIHGLRDAGHSVHLFTAAAPGYRDPDANTYRTRAFESPWTKGYPLAVPPFIGLLRKFRRHEFDLIHTHTPFTLGFVGLRWAQSHEIPIVSTYHTLYDRYAHYIPYFPRRYVRFKMAKHTSFYYGSVDHVIVPSHAAYRWLRRHSVATPATIIPTSRRIGAELDRSEMRRKLGFAPDQKVLLYVGRLAREKNLTVLFEMAARVFQKDPNARLCLVGDGPYRWECDEMVRQLGIGDRVRFFGFIPREAVDEVYAASDLFVFASVTETQGLVVQEAMAYGLPAVVVAGGGAGEAVDNQVDGFIVPNDARSFADCVLRVLADDEMHARMSTEALKSVRDAGAATMVQSVLNVYHQVLDAKVPEALGAATGLLL from the coding sequence ATGCCCCGAGAGAGGTTGCGCATCGCAATCTTCTCGGATAGCGCGCTGCCCATTCTGAACGGGGTCAGCATCAGCATTGACACGCTCATCCATGGCCTGCGAGACGCGGGCCATTCGGTGCACCTCTTCACGGCAGCGGCGCCGGGTTACCGTGATCCCGACGCCAACACCTATCGCACCCGCGCGTTCGAGTCGCCATGGACCAAGGGCTACCCGCTCGCGGTACCGCCGTTTATTGGGCTTCTGCGCAAGTTCCGGCGGCATGAGTTCGACCTCATCCACACCCACACGCCGTTCACGCTCGGGTTTGTGGGACTGCGCTGGGCGCAGTCCCACGAGATCCCGATCGTCTCGACCTACCACACGCTGTACGACCGTTACGCCCACTACATCCCCTATTTTCCAAGGCGCTATGTGCGCTTCAAGATGGCCAAACACACGAGCTTCTATTACGGCAGCGTGGACCACGTCATTGTGCCCAGCCACGCTGCCTATCGGTGGCTCAGGCGACATTCGGTGGCGACCCCGGCCACGATTATCCCCACCAGCAGGCGCATCGGCGCCGAGCTCGATCGAAGCGAGATGCGCCGAAAGCTCGGCTTTGCGCCGGACCAAAAGGTGCTGCTCTATGTGGGCAGACTGGCGCGAGAGAAAAACCTGACGGTCCTCTTCGAGATGGCCGCCCGCGTGTTCCAAAAGGACCCCAACGCGAGGCTTTGCCTGGTGGGGGACGGCCCTTACCGCTGGGAATGCGACGAGATGGTGCGCCAGCTCGGCATCGGCGATCGCGTTCGTTTCTTCGGGTTTATCCCGCGAGAGGCGGTGGATGAAGTCTATGCGGCCTCCGACCTGTTCGTCTTTGCCTCGGTCACCGAGACCCAGGGCCTAGTGGTTCAGGAGGCGATGGCCTACGGTCTGCCGGCGGTCGTGGTGGCGGGCGGCGGCGCCGGAGAAGCTGTGGACAACCAGGTTGACGGTTTCATCGTTCCGAACGACGCCCGTTCCTTTGCCGACTGCGTGTTGCGCGTGCTGGCAGACGACGAAATGCACGCCCGGATGTCGACTGAGGCGCTCAAATCGGTTCGAGACGCGGGCGCCGCAACGATGGTCCAGAGCGTCTTGAACGTGTACCACCAGGTGCTGGACGCCAAAGTCCCGGAAGCGCTCGGCGCGGCCACGGGCCTCCTGCTCTGA
- a CDS encoding helix-turn-helix domain-containing protein, with protein sequence MKKKEFDPQSYIDNAFLDKPANGKSPIKGEVPNFGEYLAGSGRGSKRFRKTELSAPRPRRSRKPQTTSVISEDLYRTWEKLPKLVEFLNKYFDDNVTSNYYRGEFKESRDELIRRLLDPELSLEDTSRLLGVCPATVRRYTNRKWLSHHRTKGGQRRFRLSNIARFVEEHGRLPEE encoded by the coding sequence TTGAAAAAGAAAGAGTTTGATCCGCAGTCTTACATCGACAACGCATTTCTCGACAAGCCGGCCAACGGCAAATCCCCGATCAAGGGCGAGGTGCCCAACTTCGGCGAGTACCTGGCAGGTTCGGGAAGAGGCTCAAAACGGTTCCGCAAAACCGAACTGAGCGCGCCCAGACCCCGTCGCAGCCGCAAGCCGCAGACCACCAGCGTCATCAGCGAGGACCTCTATCGAACCTGGGAGAAGTTGCCCAAGCTCGTCGAATTCCTGAACAAGTACTTCGACGACAACGTGACGAGCAACTACTACCGAGGCGAATTCAAAGAGAGCCGCGATGAGCTGATCCGGCGCCTCCTCGATCCTGAGCTTTCTCTCGAAGACACGAGCCGCCTGCTCGGCGTGTGCCCGGCGACCGTTCGCCGCTACACGAACCGAAAGTGGCTGTCCCATCATCGCACCAAGGGTGGCCAGCGGCGCTTCCGGCTAAGCAATATTGCCAGGTTTGTCGAGGAGCACGGCCGGCTGCCCGAGGAGTAA
- a CDS encoding aminodeoxychorismate/anthranilate synthase component II produces MILVIDNYDSFTYNLVQYLGMCGAEIVVRRNDEITMDEIVGLKPDGIMLSPGPCTPTESGVCLDVLSAYLSGAEREGYKIAERPLFGVCLGHQAIGYVAGGVVRQAHKIMHGKASMVRHDGKGLFEGMPNPFSAIRYHSLIVTRDSLPPGFFVTATSEDDDEVMGMRHESLPIEGVQFHPESALTQEGFRIVENFVKRVGASAAPV; encoded by the coding sequence GTGATCCTCGTCATCGACAACTACGACAGCTTCACCTACAACCTGGTCCAGTACCTGGGGATGTGCGGGGCGGAGATCGTCGTGCGCAGGAACGACGAGATCACGATGGACGAGATCGTCGGGCTGAAGCCCGATGGGATCATGCTTTCACCTGGCCCTTGCACTCCGACCGAGTCGGGCGTGTGCCTGGACGTGCTTTCCGCCTACCTCTCTGGAGCAGAGCGCGAAGGCTACAAGATCGCCGAACGGCCGCTCTTCGGCGTCTGCCTAGGGCATCAGGCGATCGGGTACGTCGCTGGAGGCGTGGTGCGCCAGGCGCACAAGATCATGCACGGCAAAGCCTCAATGGTCCGGCACGACGGCAAGGGGCTTTTCGAGGGTATGCCGAACCCGTTCAGCGCCATACGCTACCACTCGCTGATCGTGACTCGCGACTCGTTGCCGCCGGGGTTCTTCGTCACCGCCACTTCAGAGGACGACGATGAGGTGATGGGTATGCGGCACGAGAGCCTTCCAATCGAGGGCGTTCAGTTTCACCCTGAATCGGCGCTAACCCAAGAGGGGTTCCGGATCGTCGAAAATTTCGTCAAGCGCGTCGGAGCCTCAGCGGCTCCGGTGTAG
- a CDS encoding M48 family metallopeptidase, with translation MKRTLREQIAANKRASFVYAFFLVLLLAALGAVLAGYYQPDLWLAGAVGAGVLGLFLAMLARFSGPGIVLAISGAREASPIEDQVLSNVTEEMAIAAGIPKPRVMVIDDSAPNAFATGPDPEHATVCCTTGLLEKLNREELQAVIAHEIGHIRNFDIRFMTTIALVAGLIPLLADFLGRSIWWGGGRRSRSDNNGGNAIFVILGILLAILAPLFAALLHMAVSRQREYLADATAAQLTRNPEGLVSALTKISEDHEPLEAANRATEHLYIVNPIRKLTASLDDALSTHPSTADRIRALRGLAGNYAPSSLEG, from the coding sequence ATGAAGCGAACCCTCCGCGAGCAGATTGCCGCCAACAAGCGCGCCAGCTTCGTCTACGCCTTCTTCCTGGTCCTGCTGCTCGCAGCGCTTGGCGCGGTCCTAGCAGGCTATTATCAGCCCGACCTGTGGCTTGCTGGGGCTGTGGGCGCCGGCGTTCTCGGCCTCTTTCTGGCCATGCTCGCGCGCTTCTCGGGACCCGGGATCGTGCTCGCCATCTCGGGCGCGCGGGAAGCAAGCCCTATTGAGGATCAGGTCCTGAGCAACGTGACCGAGGAGATGGCCATCGCCGCCGGGATCCCCAAGCCCAGGGTGATGGTGATCGACGACTCCGCGCCCAACGCTTTCGCCACGGGCCCGGACCCCGAGCACGCGACGGTTTGCTGCACCACGGGTCTACTGGAAAAGCTGAACCGCGAGGAGCTTCAGGCGGTGATCGCGCATGAGATCGGCCACATCCGCAATTTCGACATTCGGTTCATGACCACCATCGCGCTCGTTGCAGGGCTCATTCCTCTCCTCGCGGACTTCCTGGGGCGTTCGATTTGGTGGGGCGGGGGCCGTCGCAGCCGCAGCGATAACAACGGCGGCAATGCGATCTTTGTGATCCTGGGGATTCTGCTCGCGATCTTGGCGCCGCTCTTTGCCGCACTGCTCCATATGGCGGTCAGCCGCCAGCGCGAGTATCTGGCCGACGCCACTGCGGCGCAGCTCACGCGCAATCCCGAGGGCCTTGTTTCGGCCTTAACGAAGATCTCAGAGGATCATGAGCCGCTCGAAGCCGCCAACCGGGCCACGGAGCACCTCTACATCGTGAACCCGATTCGCAAACTCACGGCGAGCCTCGATGACGCGCTCAGCACCCACCCCTCTACGGCGGACCGCATTCGGGCGCTGCGGGGGTTGGCAGGCAACTATGCGCCCTCCTCATTGGAAGGGTAA
- the metG gene encoding methionine--tRNA ligase — translation MSKQTSIMTAIPYVNATPHIGNILTDLAGDVSARYFRMRGHEVFFQAGTDENGLKIKEAAEAAGEDVHAFVDRIAARFVEIFGGMKIEYDGFVRTASDEHKAVAQEFFRRLQAEGHITTGTYEGWYDVSTETFFREAELVDGKSPDGNPVRWVSETNYFFRLSAFEEKLLKAYESGAIKIVPETRFNEVISFIKQGLRDIAISRSNPGWGVPVPGDDAQVIYVWFDALINYITSTGWPKEGWEDRWPPAVQWLGKDILTRFHATLWPAMLMGVGLPVPPVIAAHAWVLLGGEKISKSKGNVVAPLELAEDLAARAGCTQEIAIDAVRYYLTATMPFENDSVFTYEDFDKRYNSDLANDLGNALNRSLSMAHKFVDGKMPNAPIEAEAQAAIAQAKAGFESAMEGFRLERAIDAAMGLVRFLNKYIDTRAPWALAKAGDPALASVLASMLACLRAAEGLVRPVVPETADQIAKQLGCAPLSSWSDIGAEGALPPGTELGRPQPIFPRLETQTTKQQDKEHPKMWTPTPETAPPTETKHAEAANDLIAYEDFAKVQLRIARVLEAEPIEGADKLLKLQIVLGDEKRQLVAGIRKDYDVADLIGRQIVVVANLKPAKLRGVESQGMLLAAVSEDGGAILLQPDKEAPEGGKVK, via the coding sequence ATGTCCAAGCAGACCTCCATCATGACGGCGATTCCTTATGTGAACGCGACGCCGCACATTGGGAACATCCTGACGGACCTGGCCGGAGACGTCTCCGCCCGGTACTTCCGCATGCGCGGGCACGAGGTGTTTTTTCAGGCTGGGACCGACGAAAACGGCCTGAAGATCAAGGAGGCCGCCGAAGCCGCCGGGGAAGACGTTCATGCTTTTGTGGACCGGATCGCCGCCCGATTTGTTGAGATTTTCGGCGGCATGAAGATCGAATACGACGGATTCGTGCGCACCGCCTCTGACGAGCACAAGGCCGTCGCACAGGAGTTCTTTCGGCGACTGCAGGCCGAGGGGCACATCACGACCGGCACCTATGAGGGGTGGTACGACGTTTCGACCGAGACCTTCTTCCGGGAGGCCGAACTCGTCGATGGCAAGTCGCCCGATGGCAACCCCGTGCGCTGGGTCAGCGAGACAAACTACTTCTTCAGGCTGAGCGCCTTTGAGGAGAAGCTTCTGAAGGCGTATGAATCCGGCGCGATCAAGATCGTTCCCGAAACGCGATTCAACGAGGTGATCTCGTTCATCAAGCAGGGCCTTCGCGACATCGCTATTTCGAGGAGCAACCCCGGGTGGGGGGTGCCGGTTCCGGGCGACGATGCTCAGGTGATCTATGTATGGTTCGACGCTTTGATTAACTACATCACGTCGACGGGCTGGCCAAAAGAGGGCTGGGAAGACCGCTGGCCGCCCGCGGTGCAATGGCTCGGCAAGGACATTCTGACCCGGTTCCACGCCACGCTTTGGCCCGCGATGCTGATGGGAGTGGGGTTGCCGGTGCCGCCCGTCATCGCGGCGCACGCCTGGGTGCTTTTGGGTGGCGAGAAGATCTCCAAGTCGAAAGGCAACGTGGTCGCGCCCCTGGAGCTGGCCGAGGACCTCGCTGCCCGCGCAGGTTGCACACAAGAAATCGCGATTGATGCCGTGCGGTACTACCTGACCGCCACGATGCCGTTCGAAAACGACTCCGTGTTCACCTATGAGGACTTTGACAAGCGCTACAACAGCGATCTGGCGAACGACCTCGGGAATGCCCTGAATCGGAGCCTCTCGATGGCGCACAAGTTTGTGGATGGCAAGATGCCGAACGCGCCGATCGAAGCAGAAGCTCAGGCTGCCATCGCGCAAGCCAAGGCCGGATTCGAGTCGGCGATGGAGGGCTTCCGGCTGGAGCGAGCCATCGATGCGGCGATGGGGCTGGTGCGGTTTCTCAACAAGTACATCGACACCCGGGCGCCTTGGGCGCTCGCAAAGGCCGGCGATCCTGCATTGGCGTCGGTACTGGCCTCGATGCTCGCCTGCCTGCGAGCTGCCGAAGGTCTTGTGCGCCCCGTGGTGCCCGAGACGGCCGATCAGATTGCCAAACAGCTTGGCTGTGCGCCGCTGTCCTCCTGGAGCGATATTGGAGCGGAGGGGGCCTTGCCGCCGGGGACGGAGCTCGGACGCCCGCAGCCGATTTTCCCACGATTGGAGACCCAAACCACAAAACAACAAGACAAGGAACACCCCAAGATGTGGACCCCAACCCCAGAAACGGCCCCCCCCACCGAGACCAAGCACGCCGAGGCTGCGAACGATCTCATCGCCTATGAGGACTTTGCCAAAGTCCAGTTGCGGATCGCGCGGGTGCTCGAAGCCGAGCCCATCGAAGGGGCCGATAAGCTGCTGAAGCTGCAGATCGTCCTCGGCGACGAAAAGCGCCAACTGGTTGCCGGAATCCGGAAGGACTACGACGTGGCGGACCTGATCGGGCGGCAGATCGTGGTGGTGGCGAACCTCAAACCGGCCAAGCTGCGCGGCGTCGAGAGCCAGGGGATGCTTCTGGCGGCGGTGTCGGAGGATGGCGGAGCCATCCTGCTCCAGCCGGACAAGGAAGCCCCCGAAGGCGGGAAGGTCAAGTAG
- a CDS encoding site-2 protease family protein, with product MARRRPTRDSIWSIKIGNPFGIPLRLHITFVLFLIWLVMLAYREQDRSHALLVPSIFVCVVLHEFGHALVAKRFGIKTRDVTLYPVGGMAMLETRPKPREELWIALAGPAVNVLIALAIYPIAVAVEGKPPSAGVDLEKATYLQGLFAANVFLPLFNLIPALPMDGGRVLRALLALKYPEVQATRMSGAIAQLMAMAMGFWGLVDNNIMLTVIALLVFVGAGQEVQTAVGLAIIEGKRVSEAMMTDFQTLSSGATLSEAADLLLKSSQTGFPIVVGDEVLGLLTRDGIVRGLASEGQWGYVAGHMDRQFARLVPDQPMEDALRAIGSSSGTPALVFEEDRLVGMVSAENLAEFMMLQQAMQRR from the coding sequence ATGGCGCGCCGACGTCCCACCCGAGACTCGATTTGGTCGATCAAGATCGGCAACCCGTTTGGCATCCCGCTACGGCTCCACATCACCTTTGTGCTGTTCCTGATCTGGCTGGTGATGCTCGCTTATCGGGAGCAGGACCGCAGCCACGCCCTGCTTGTGCCGTCCATCTTTGTTTGCGTGGTGCTCCACGAATTCGGCCACGCGCTGGTCGCCAAGAGGTTCGGCATCAAAACGCGCGACGTGACCCTTTATCCGGTTGGCGGTATGGCGATGCTCGAAACTCGGCCCAAGCCCAGGGAGGAACTCTGGATCGCCCTGGCGGGACCCGCGGTTAACGTTCTCATCGCGCTCGCGATCTACCCGATCGCTGTGGCTGTCGAGGGTAAGCCTCCCAGTGCGGGGGTCGATCTCGAAAAGGCGACCTACCTCCAAGGGCTGTTCGCTGCGAATGTGTTCCTGCCTTTGTTCAACCTGATCCCGGCGCTCCCCATGGACGGCGGCAGAGTCCTCCGAGCGCTCTTGGCGTTGAAGTACCCCGAAGTGCAGGCGACGCGCATGTCCGGCGCGATCGCGCAGCTCATGGCCATGGCGATGGGGTTTTGGGGGCTCGTCGACAACAACATCATGCTCACCGTGATCGCTCTGCTGGTCTTCGTCGGCGCGGGGCAGGAGGTGCAGACTGCCGTCGGGCTCGCGATCATCGAGGGCAAGCGCGTGTCGGAGGCGATGATGACCGATTTCCAGACCCTCTCCAGCGGCGCAACTCTTTCAGAGGCGGCCGACCTGCTGCTGAAGAGCTCGCAGACGGGCTTTCCCATCGTCGTCGGCGACGAGGTTTTGGGGCTGCTCACGCGTGACGGGATCGTGCGCGGGCTCGCCTCAGAGGGTCAATGGGGCTATGTGGCTGGGCATATGGACCGGCAATTCGCGCGGCTCGTCCCCGACCAACCGATGGAGGACGCCCTGAGGGCGATTGGATCTTCCAGCGGCACTCCGGCGCTCGTCTTTGAGGAGGACCGCCTTGTCGGCATGGTTAGCGCCGAAAACTTGGCCGAATTCATGATGCTCCAGCAGGCTATGCAGCGGCGATAG
- a CDS encoding class II aldolase/adducin family protein — MAMIDVIQLSRALGSSALDAAILAEGNASGHATESTFWIKASGKSLEELDDQGLAEVAFSPILAAVDGPDLDDAQVKQTLQAATVKSARGAMPSVETFMHAFLLRLPGVAFVGHTHPTPLLALLCLEQAEELAKKRLFPDEIVCCGPESVFVPYTDPGLPLARVIRERVVAFIERTDECPKTIWLQNHGLIALGASVAEIESATRMAVKAARVTLAAIQTGAPIHWFSGADIARIHKRPDEHYRQRLLRGL; from the coding sequence ATGGCGATGATCGACGTCATCCAACTGTCCAGAGCGCTGGGATCGTCTGCGCTCGATGCTGCGATTCTCGCCGAGGGCAACGCCAGCGGACACGCCACCGAGTCCACCTTTTGGATCAAGGCCAGCGGCAAGAGCCTTGAAGAGCTCGACGATCAGGGCCTAGCCGAGGTTGCTTTCAGTCCGATTCTGGCAGCGGTGGACGGCCCGGACCTCGACGATGCACAGGTTAAGCAGACCTTGCAAGCCGCCACGGTCAAGTCGGCAAGAGGTGCCATGCCGAGCGTCGAGACGTTCATGCACGCGTTTCTGCTTCGGTTGCCGGGTGTGGCGTTCGTTGGCCACACCCACCCGACCCCGTTGCTCGCCTTGCTCTGCTTGGAGCAGGCGGAAGAACTCGCAAAGAAGCGGCTGTTTCCGGATGAGATCGTTTGCTGCGGACCCGAGAGCGTATTTGTTCCCTACACCGACCCGGGCCTTCCCTTGGCACGGGTTATCCGCGAGCGGGTCGTGGCCTTCATCGAGCGCACCGATGAATGCCCCAAGACCATCTGGCTCCAGAACCACGGCCTCATCGCCTTGGGCGCAAGCGTCGCCGAGATAGAGTCGGCAACCCGTATGGCGGTCAAAGCCGCCCGCGTGACGCTGGCCGCGATTCAGACCGGCGCACCGATTCATTGGTTCTCCGGGGCCGACATCGCCCGAATCCACAAGCGCCCGGACGAGCACTATCGCCAGCGCCTGCTCCGCGGGCTATAG
- a CDS encoding lactate utilization protein produces the protein MSERDLILGALSRGSGAAHPSAFPGQRCAVSEAELWKQFQQLVEPLGGRMIGTADLEPFLSRPALIDEDAMPFVAGLPWLVAEDPWEAEVGITTADLAVAETGSLLLSAGPGKRRLASLTPWTHICIIESSAIVETLAEAIEKMDSRTSVFVTGASRTADIEGVLVQGVHGPRELLILRT, from the coding sequence ATGAGCGAGCGTGACCTGATTCTAGGCGCCCTGTCAAGGGGCAGCGGTGCTGCCCACCCGAGCGCCTTTCCTGGCCAAAGGTGCGCCGTCTCTGAAGCAGAGCTTTGGAAGCAGTTCCAGCAATTGGTCGAGCCCCTCGGAGGGCGCATGATCGGTACGGCCGACCTGGAACCCTTCCTGAGTAGACCTGCGCTCATCGACGAAGACGCCATGCCCTTCGTCGCCGGGCTCCCTTGGCTGGTTGCCGAAGACCCGTGGGAAGCCGAGGTTGGCATCACGACGGCCGACTTGGCGGTTGCCGAAACGGGCAGCCTCTTGCTCTCAGCGGGGCCCGGAAAGAGGCGCCTGGCCAGCCTCACCCCATGGACCCATATCTGCATCATCGAGTCTTCGGCGATTGTGGAAACCTTGGCTGAGGCGATCGAGAAAATGGACTCAAGGACTTCCGTCTTCGTCACCGGCGCTAGCCGAACCGCCGACATCGAGGGCGTGCTCGTTCAAGGCGTGCACGGCCCTCGCGAGCTGTTGATCCTCCGCACATAG